The following are encoded together in the Chanodichthys erythropterus isolate Z2021 chromosome 16, ASM2448905v1, whole genome shotgun sequence genome:
- the ebna1bp2 gene encoding probable rRNA-processing protein EBP2, with amino-acid sequence MVEIDEDPQLGFDSDEDDEELSDSELQEAFATGLLKPGLNIPLDKPKKAINNVEGLKKCLAEFKKSLPWAERLDLTNQPAVDIIAKAEGKQQPSEGNENINAEDDFQREMYFYRQAQATVLLALPKLHKLKIPTKRPEDYFAEMAKTDQHMQKIRKMLLLKQTAMEKSEKAKKLREQRKYGKKVQTQVIQNRQKQKKAMLSAVKKYQKGMTDKLEFLEGDQDQRPKGSAAKKQINKKGPNAKKKYKDQRFGFGGKKKGSKWNTKDSHDDVSGFKTKMAHGKGGKKGGKGGKMNKRPGKEARRKMKARK; translated from the exons ATGGTAGAAATAGATGAGGATCCCCAGTTGGGGTTTGATTCTGACGAAGACGATGAGGAATTATCAGACAGCGAG cTCCAAGAAGCCTTCGCCACGGGTTTGCTTAAACCTGGATTGAATATTCCTCTGGATAAGCCAAAGAAAGCCATCAACAATGTG GAGGGTTTGAAGAAATGCCTTGCTGAGTTTAAGAAGAGCCTGCCATGGGCTGAAAGGCTTGACCTCACCAACCAGCCAGCTGTTGACATCATTGCAAAAGCAGAGGGCAAACAACAACCATCAGAAGGCAATGAAAACATCAATGCAGAGGATGACTTTCAGAGGGAGATGTACTT CTACCGACAGGCCCAAGCAACTGTTTTATTGGCGCTGCCAAAGCTGCATAAGCTCAAGATTCCTACCAAGCGACCTGAGGATTATTTTGCAGAGATGGCCAAGACCGATCAACACATGCAGAAG aTTAGGAAAATGCTGCTGCTTAAGCAAACAGCGATGGAGAAATCAGAAAAAGCCAAGAAGCTCAGAGAACAGAGGAAATATGGCAAAAAG GTTCAAACACAGGTGATTCAGAACAGGCAAAAACAGAAGAAAGCAATGCTGTCTGCTGTGAAGAAATATCAGAAAG GAATGACGGATAAACTTGAATTCCTGGAAGGAGATCAAGATCAGAGACCGAAAGGGTCAGCAGCAAAaaagcaaataaacaaaaaagg TCCCAATGCTAAGAAGAAATACAAGGATCAGAGGTTTGGCTTTGGCGGCAAGAAGAAGGGCAGCAAATGGAACACCAAAGACAGCCATGATGACGTTTCAGGATTCAAGACCAAAATGGCTCATGGGAAAGGTGGCAAAAAAGGAGGCAAAGGAGGCAAGATGAat AAACGGCCAGGGAAGGAGGCAAGAAGAAAAATGAAGGCACGCAAATGA